Proteins encoded by one window of Halorubrum ruber:
- a CDS encoding AIR synthase family protein — translation MTGKLGPDALATALAATGAADDAVTQGPAYGEDAAAIDLAGAGETLVVAADPLSLAAESVGTLAVHVACNDVAASGADPRWLTHTLFLPDDDPDRLRTVVDQVDATARDLGVSVVGGHTEVLDALDRPLCSMTAMGTTDRFVSSGGAEPGDRLLLTKGAAIEATAILATDFREECLEAGVPAATLDSAAEFLDEVSVVPDAAAVRDAATALHDPTEGGVATALVEMAAASGAAFAVERDAVPVRPETRACCDALGVDPLATFGSGALLAAVPPDRVDDALDALDVAGIAGAEIGVVETGAEGDGVVEAAEGAAEPGAVWIDGEPLAEPPRDELYPLWEARE, via the coding sequence ATGACCGGGAAGCTGGGTCCCGACGCGCTCGCGACGGCGCTCGCGGCGACCGGCGCGGCCGACGACGCGGTGACGCAGGGGCCGGCGTACGGCGAGGACGCGGCCGCGATCGACTTGGCCGGCGCCGGGGAGACGCTCGTCGTCGCGGCCGACCCCCTGTCGCTGGCCGCGGAGTCGGTCGGCACCTTGGCCGTCCACGTCGCCTGTAACGACGTCGCCGCCAGCGGCGCCGACCCGCGGTGGCTCACGCACACCCTGTTCCTCCCGGACGACGACCCCGACCGCCTCCGGACCGTCGTCGACCAGGTCGACGCGACCGCGCGCGACCTCGGCGTGTCAGTCGTCGGGGGCCACACCGAGGTGCTCGACGCGCTCGACCGCCCGCTCTGCTCGATGACGGCGATGGGGACGACGGACCGCTTCGTGTCGAGCGGCGGCGCCGAGCCCGGCGACCGCCTCCTGCTCACGAAGGGGGCGGCGATCGAGGCGACCGCGATCCTCGCGACCGACTTCCGCGAGGAGTGCCTGGAGGCGGGCGTCCCGGCCGCGACGCTCGATTCGGCCGCCGAGTTCCTTGACGAGGTGAGCGTCGTCCCCGACGCGGCCGCGGTCCGCGACGCCGCGACCGCGCTCCACGACCCCACCGAGGGCGGCGTCGCGACCGCGCTCGTCGAGATGGCGGCCGCGAGCGGGGCCGCCTTCGCCGTTGAGCGCGACGCGGTCCCGGTCCGTCCCGAGACGCGGGCCTGCTGTGACGCGCTCGGCGTCGACCCGCTCGCGACGTTCGGCTCCGGCGCGCTGCTGGCGGCCGTCCCGCCCGACCGGGTCGACGACGCGCTCGACGCGCTCGACGTGGCCGGGATCGCGGGGGCGGAGATCGGCGTCGTCGAGACCGGCGCCGAGGGTGACGGCGTCGTCGAGGCCGCCGAGGGCGCCGCCGAGCCGGGGGCCGTCTGGATCGACGGGGAGCCGCTCGCGGAGCCGCCGCGGGACGAGCTGTACCCGCTCTGGGAAGCCCGGGAATAG
- a CDS encoding HAD family hydrolase codes for MSDGDPEPAQTGSRLAGYDAVVYDLDGTLVELAVDWDAVADAVLDVYAERALIPPTEELWDLLGAADDYGVRDEVEEAIAIHERPGARESTRLPLGDRLTETADGGGPHPPAGVCSLNCEEACRIAVETHGLGDALVSDAIVGRDTVGSFKPAPESLLAAVDRLGAAPEDALFVGDSRSDAVTAERGGVDFAWVSDLLAE; via the coding sequence GTGAGCGACGGGGATCCGGAGCCGGCGCAGACCGGCTCCCGCCTTGCTGGCTACGACGCGGTCGTCTACGACCTCGACGGCACCCTCGTCGAGCTCGCGGTCGACTGGGACGCGGTGGCGGACGCGGTCCTCGACGTCTACGCCGAGCGCGCGCTCATCCCCCCGACCGAGGAGCTGTGGGACCTGCTCGGCGCGGCCGACGACTACGGGGTCCGGGACGAGGTCGAGGAGGCGATCGCGATCCACGAGCGCCCCGGCGCCCGCGAGTCGACGCGGCTCCCGCTCGGGGACCGACTGACCGAAACCGCGGACGGCGGCGGTCCGCATCCCCCCGCGGGCGTCTGCTCGCTCAACTGCGAGGAGGCGTGTCGGATCGCGGTCGAGACGCACGGGCTCGGCGACGCGCTCGTCTCGGACGCGATCGTCGGCCGCGACACGGTCGGGAGCTTCAAGCCGGCCCCGGAATCGCTGCTCGCGGCTGTCGACCGGCTCGGCGCGGCCCCCGAGGACGCGCTGTTCGTCGGCGACTCGCGGAGCGACGCGGTCACCGCCGAGCGCGGCGGCGTCGACTTCGCGTGGGTCTCGGACCTGCTCGCGGAGTAG
- a CDS encoding DUF5822 domain-containing protein, with product MQPVERAEYEGVDYAWVMQTTFVVTILVGAPAAALLSTLVTLESWGARAAFAVRVGAPIWFVTAVAVALYARRAEAGDGGAGTNDDAVPDEEAGSADDAATDDDGRRTEDGDPTTNEAGKRD from the coding sequence GTGCAACCAGTCGAGCGGGCCGAGTACGAGGGAGTTGACTACGCGTGGGTGATGCAGACGACGTTCGTCGTCACCATCCTCGTCGGCGCCCCCGCCGCGGCCCTGCTGTCGACGCTCGTGACGCTGGAGTCGTGGGGCGCGCGCGCCGCGTTCGCGGTCCGGGTGGGCGCCCCCATCTGGTTCGTCACCGCGGTCGCCGTCGCGCTGTACGCGAGGCGGGCCGAGGCCGGCGACGGCGGCGCGGGGACGAACGACGACGCGGTTCCGGACGAGGAAGCCGGCTCGGCCGACGACGCGGCTACGGACGACGACGGAAGGCGGACCGAGGACGGCGATCCGACGACGAACGAAGCAGGAAAGCGGGACTGA
- the panB gene encoding 3-methyl-2-oxobutanoate hydroxymethyltransferase: MTTTRGLRDAEDPITMLTAYDAPTAAIVDEAGIDVVLVGDSMGNAALGYDSTLPVTFDEVASRTAAVARATEEALVVADMPFLSFGVDEAESVRNAGRLLKEANADAVKIESGPHTVSTTRRMTEVGIPVMAHLGLTPQHVNRLGGYTRQGTEQEAAEEIIELAGDHADAGAFALVLEHVPANLAGAVTEALEIPTIGIGAGSDCDGQVLVINDAVGLGEWSPPFARQFGDVRGEMVDAVEAYREAVTSGEFPAEEHSHVEEDLDDLY, translated from the coding sequence ATGACCACGACGCGGGGACTCCGGGACGCCGAGGATCCGATCACGATGCTGACCGCCTACGACGCCCCGACGGCGGCGATCGTCGACGAGGCCGGAATCGACGTGGTCCTCGTCGGCGACAGCATGGGCAACGCCGCCTTAGGCTACGACTCCACGCTCCCCGTCACGTTCGACGAGGTCGCGAGCCGGACCGCGGCGGTCGCGCGCGCGACCGAGGAGGCGCTGGTCGTCGCCGACATGCCGTTCCTCTCGTTCGGCGTCGACGAGGCCGAGTCCGTGCGGAACGCCGGCCGCCTGCTGAAGGAGGCGAACGCGGACGCGGTGAAGATCGAGAGCGGCCCGCACACCGTCTCGACCACGCGCCGCATGACCGAGGTCGGGATCCCGGTGATGGCGCACCTCGGTTTGACCCCGCAGCACGTGAACCGGCTGGGCGGCTACACCCGACAGGGGACCGAGCAGGAGGCCGCCGAGGAGATCATCGAGCTGGCGGGGGACCACGCCGACGCCGGGGCGTTCGCGCTCGTGTTGGAACACGTCCCGGCGAACCTCGCGGGCGCGGTGACCGAGGCGCTGGAGATCCCCACGATCGGCATCGGAGCTGGCTCCGACTGCGACGGGCAGGTGCTGGTGATCAACGACGCCGTCGGCCTCGGCGAGTGGTCGCCACCGTTCGCGCGGCAGTTCGGCGACGTGCGCGGGGAGATGGTCGACGCCGTCGAGGCGTACCGGGAGGCCGTGACGAGCGGCGAGTTCCCGGCCGAGGAGCACTCGCACGTCGAGGAGGATCTGGACGACTTGTACTGA